A window of ANME-2 cluster archaeon genomic DNA:
GTGACCCGGTAGAGCTTGCAAAGGAGTATAATCGGCAGGGTGCGGATGAATTGGTATTCCTGGACATTACCGCATCCCATGAGGGTCGTGCCACCATGATCGATGTGATAGAGCGCACGGCTGATGAGGTGTTCATCCCGCTGACTGTTGGTGGAGGTATCAATTCGATACAGGATATTAAGACCATTCTGCGCTCGGGTGCTGATAAAGTCTCCATAAATACAGCCGCAGTAAAACGTCCGGCCCTGATAGGTGAATCTGCAAAGATCTTTGGCTCACAGTGTATTTTGACTGCCATTGACTGCCGGCGTAATATGGATATAAGGGATGATAAGGATAAGACCATCATAACGCTGGAGGATGGCACTGCTGCATGGTATGAGGTGGTAATATACGGGGGGCGCACGCCGACCGGTATTGATGCCATCCGTTGGGCCAGGCAGGCAGAGGGGCTGGGTTCGGGCGAGATACTGCTGACCAGCATGGACCGTGACGGTACGTATGACGGGTATGATATTCCCGTTACCATGGCGGTCTCTGATGCGGTGGATATACCGGTGATAGCTTCCGGGGGTGCTTCGGGGCCTGAGCATATGTACGAGGCGTTTGTAGAGGGACATGCTGATGCTGCACTGGCGGCAAGTATCTTTCATTTTGGTGAATATACTGTTGGAAGTGTGAAAGAATATCTGGGTGTGAGAGGGTTGTCTGTCAGGTCGGTACATGTGGCGGATGTGTGAAATTTGAGCTGCAATTCGACAATATGTGTACTCAATTTCGTTTGTCACAATGGAGCCGTTTGCTTGTTTTGGCCAAAAATTGACCACAAAAGATTTAAAAGGGTACACACTTATAGAACATTAT
This region includes:
- the hisF gene encoding imidazole glycerol phosphate synthase subunit HisF is translated as MLTKRIIPCLDVTLDEAGGCVVKGIEFEDLRRAGDPVELAKEYNRQGADELVFLDITASHEGRATMIDVIERTADEVFIPLTVGGGINSIQDIKTILRSGADKVSINTAAVKRPALIGESAKIFGSQCILTAIDCRRNMDIRDDKDKTIITLEDGTAAWYEVVIYGGRTPTGIDAIRWARQAEGLGSGEILLTSMDRDGTYDGYDIPVTMAVSDAVDIPVIASGGASGPEHMYEAFVEGHADAALAASIFHFGEYTVGSVKEYLGVRGLSVRSVHVADV